Proteins from a single region of Trichoderma asperellum chromosome 3, complete sequence:
- a CDS encoding uncharacterized protein (EggNog:ENOG41) has translation MVTATLQDGQAGLPTPHSTMAYWLQNPSYVLLGRRSTPELPPTADVIVIGSGITGAFAARELVAKGRSVLMLEAREACWGATGRNGGHCQPMIYGSKPHIAHFELETYHFLENLVEQYGIPCDWKRVGGVHALPTDELVDLTAKIIANLNAFHPQLKDCAKLFTDPESIAKFRVQPEGARGVVHQPWAAKLWPYKLVTWILEALFTNQPPEVFNLQTTTPVTHLQQTEGSSRWIVHTTRGQVAANDVLLATNAYTSHLLPEMSQLVVPVRGQVAALEPPDGDVALEHSHVWLSEKSDNYLVQRNDALEMIVVGGERTNVPGGGEGIWWDDSIDEELAERLRRCLRPALKLRPSGEEEEEELRARYQWTGIMGYTTDGYPFVGKVPEELGGGNGGLWLCAGYNGHGMPVAARCAVAISEQILGRGEDERTVNLPEEFVLTAERAARVRGGELPKSILEGFTMVMREMVKESMN, from the exons ATGGTGACCGCCACGCTGCAAGATGGCCAAGCTGGGCTGCCAACTCCGCACAGCACAATGGCATACTGGCTGCAGAATCCCTCGTATGTTCTCTTGGGTCGCCGGTCGACTCCAGAACTCCCGCCTACGGCAGATGTCATTGTCATTGGCAGCGGAATCACTGGGGCGTTTGCCGCTAGAGAGCTGGTTGCCAAGGGGAGATCGGTCTTGATGCTGGAGGCGAGGGAGGCGTGTTGGGGGGCGACGGGGAGG AACGGAGGGCACTGTCAGCCAATGATTTATGGCAGCAAGCCGCACATTGCGCACTTCGAGCTCGAAACGTATCACTTTCTAGAAAACCTCGTTGAGCAGTACGGCATTCCGTGTGATTGGAAGCGCGTTGGCGGCGTGCATGCGTTGCCTACAGATGAACTGGTCGATCTCACAGCAAAGATCATTGCGAACCTCAACGCCTTCCACCCTCAGCTAAAGGACTGCGCGAAGCTCTTTACAGATCCCGAGAGCATTGCCAAGTTTCGGGTACAGCCGGAAGGTGCTCGCGGCGTGGTGCATCAGCCCTGGGCGGCGAAGCTATGGCCGTATAAACTTGTGACGTGGATCTTGGAGGCGCTGTTTACGAATCAGCCGCCCGAGGTGTTTAACCTGCAGACGACCACGCCGGTGACACACTTGCAGCAGACGGAGGGCTCCAGCAGGTGGATTGTTCACACAACGAGAGGGCAGGTGGCTGCCAATGACGTGCTTCTTGCTACGAATGCTTATACGTCCCATTTACTGCCTGAGATGAGCCAGTTGGTTGTGCCGGTTAGGGGTCAAGTTGCTGCTTTGGAGCCGCCGGATGGGGATGTGGCGTTGGAGCACAGTCATGTTTGGTTGTCGGAGAAGAGCGACAATTACTTGGTTCAGAGGAACGATGCGCTGGAGATGATTGTGGTGGGTGGTGAGAGGACGAATGtgcctggaggaggagagggcaTATGGTGGGATGACAGCATTGACGAGGAGTTGGCTGAGCGATTGCGGCGATGCCTTCGTCCAGCGCTGAAGCTGCGACCCAgtggcgaagaggaagaggaagagttAAGGGCGCGGTATCAATGGACTGGGATAATGGGCTACACGACAGATGGCTACCCCTTTGTAGGCAAAGTGCCCGAAGAGCTCGGCGGCGGAAACGGAGGATTGTGGCTCTGTGCAGGGTATAACGGCCACGGGATGCCGGTGGCGGCGAGATGTGCGGTGGCGATCTCGGAGCAGATACTGGGACGGGGGGAGGACGAAAGGACGGTGAATTTGCCGGAGGAGTTTGTGCTGACTGCGGAGAGGGCGGCGAGGGTGAGGGGAGGGGAGTTGCCGAAGAGTATTTTGGAGGGGTTTACGATGGTGATGAGGGAGATGGTGAAGGAGAGTATGAATTGA